From the genome of uncultured Fibrobacter sp., one region includes:
- a CDS encoding GNAT family N-acetyltransferase: MKIIRVTKECERAGAYYVRMAAMMHKYQIPLDAEIDAHDGGNCHYILALDDIYPVATCRWFEVREGVAEIGRVVVLPEYRGQHLGQVVVNEAEKWMREAGYRKAVVSSRVGVEDFYKKLGYSFNENGTPHHDTFQCVYMEKEV, translated from the coding sequence ATGAAGATTATCAGAGTGACAAAGGAATGTGAGCGTGCGGGCGCGTACTACGTGCGCATGGCTGCGATGATGCATAAATACCAGATTCCGCTTGATGCCGAAATTGATGCGCATGACGGCGGGAACTGCCATTATATCTTGGCGCTGGACGATATTTACCCAGTTGCCACCTGCCGCTGGTTTGAAGTCCGCGAGGGAGTGGCCGAAATCGGGCGTGTCGTGGTGTTGCCGGAATACCGAGGTCAGCACTTGGGCCAGGTCGTTGTCAACGAGGCCGAAAAGTGGATGCGCGAAGCAGGATACCGTAAGGCGGTCGTATCAAGCCGCGTCGGTGTTGAAGACTTCTACAAAAAATTAGGGTATAGTTTTAACGAAAACGGCACCCCGCACCATGACACGTTCCAATGCGTGTACATGGAAAAGGAAGTTTGA
- a CDS encoding TfoX/Sxy family protein, which translates to MPSSEKFRDHVLQQFKGELRVTTRKMMGEYILYADGKIFGGIYDDRLLVKPVAAALTMLPGAKKQLPYEGAKPMLRVTNEQIEDNNLLVRLLDAMLPELPAPKKK; encoded by the coding sequence ATGCCGAGTTCTGAAAAATTTCGTGACCACGTTTTGCAGCAGTTCAAGGGCGAACTGCGCGTGACCACCCGCAAGATGATGGGTGAGTACATTCTGTATGCCGACGGGAAAATCTTTGGCGGGATTTACGATGACCGTTTGCTGGTAAAGCCCGTGGCGGCGGCTCTCACGATGTTGCCGGGCGCAAAGAAGCAGTTGCCCTACGAAGGTGCAAAGCCCATGCTCCGTGTGACCAACGAGCAAATCGAAGACAACAACTTGCTGGTGCGTTTGCTTGACGCAATGTTGCCGGAGTTGCCGGCTCCGAAAAAGAAATAG